The sequence CGAGGCGACGCGCTACCACTCGCTGATCGTGAAGAAGGAAACGCTGCCGGATTGCCTGGAGATCACCGCTTGGACAGCCGAGGACGAGATCATGGGCCTACGCCACAAGGAGTTTCCCGTGCACGGCGTCCAGTTCCATCCGGAGTCCATCCTCACGCAGGATGGGAAGAAGATCCTCGAGACGTTCCTGAGGCTCTGATCCGGCGGGAGATCACCGCCCTCCACCTCAGAGCTCGTCGTCGGAAGCGAGCGTGAGCTGGAGGAAGACGAGGTCGAGCCACGAACCGAACTTGGTTCCGACCTCCTTGAGATATCCGGCTTGCTCGAAGCCCAGCTTTTCGTGCAGCCGGATCGAACTGGTGTTCCCGGCCTCGATACCGGCGACCATCACGTGCTTGCCGAGGGCGCGTGCCCGCTTGATCAAGGCCTGCATCAGCGCCTGGCCGATGCCCTTGCCGCGTTGGTCGGAGCGGATGTAAACGGAGTGCTCGACGGTGTGGCGATAGCCCTCCCAAGCCCTCCAATCGCCGAAGGAGGCGTAGCCCAGCACGTCTCCGTCCTCGCCGGTCGCGACCAGGACCGGATAGCCGGCACGCTGCCGGTCGGTGAGCCAGGCTTGGCGGTTGGCGATGTCCACCGTGGTGTCGTTCCAGATCGCCGTGGTGTGGAGGACGGCATCGTTGTAGATCGCCGTGATCCCTTCGATGTCGTCGCGGGCTGCGTCGTGGATGTCCATGTGGTTCCAGAGTCGATCATCCCCGGGGTGGACCGTCCACCCCATTGCCGCCGTCGGCTCTTGGGAGATCCCGTTCGTTCGTGGGGAGTGGGGGATTCTTTCAAGAAATTCCCAAAATCGCGTCAGGATCACCCCGGTTTCGGAACTAGGGAATATGGTTCCTTTTGTCTTGGTCGGTTCGAGGCATCGTCGTGGCTTCAGCTTGCTCGTCACGCTGTTGATGATGGTTCTATTGAGCACGCTGGCGCTGGGGCTGCTTTCCCTTTCGTCCATCACGCTCCGCGGTTCCACGCAGGAAGCGGCGCGGATGAGGGCCCGGGCGAATGCCCGCTGCGCACTGATGCTGGCGATCGGGCAGCTTCAGAAAAATCTCGGTCCGGACCAGCGGATCAGCGCCCCGGCCGCGCTGGCGGGAGGAGAGGTGCCATCCGCGCATCAGAGCTGGAGCGGGGTGTGGAAGTCGGATGTCACCACGCCGACGTCGTTTCCGGCTGGGCGGCAGGACCGCTTTGCCTCGTGGTTGATTTCCGCGCCCCAAGGCCAGGAGGGAGTCTTGGGAATGGTGGGCGCGATGAGCGGCCCATCCGTGGCGCTGGAGCGCCTGCCGGACGGGCGTGAGACCCGTGTGCCGCTCCTCGATGCGCCGGAGGGCAGGATCGCGTGGTGGACGGCGGATGAGGCGCAGAAGGCCACCGTGGACCTTGCCGAGCCGACGGTTTCCTCGGACAGCGCGCAGCTCGCCGCGCGGCATGCGCCGCCGCGGTTCGCGCCCGAGGCGATCGCGTCGATGGGGGCGTTTCCGAAAGACGCGGCGACCGCCAACCGGCTGGTGACGACGGAGCAGATCGAGCTGACCGGCATTCCTCCGGTCCCGGACCTCGGGCGCACCTGCACCGTGGGCGCACGCACGCTGCTGACGGACGTGCGGAAGGGTGGTTTCAAAAAGGATTTCTCCAGCCTCTTCGAGATGCCGGAGGCGGATATCTCCGGCTACGGCCAGTGGAGCGGCTCGAACTCGATCAACGACGCGCAGGCGTATGTGTATGGAAACCCGGGCGTCGCCATCGGCGCTCGCTGGAACCACCTCCACGCCTACTACAACCTCTACAAGGACGTCAGCCTCTCGAACAACGAGCCGCGGATCGAACTCGCCTCGAAGCCGCTGATTGACTGGCATCTGGCGGACCAGCAAAAGGACTACGGCGACAAGCAGGGCGGCTTCCGCTATCCCCGCATCTCGCGCATCCTTTACGTGTTTTCCTATTCGGCGGTGCCGCCCACGGGGACCAGCACCGAGTTCACGCTGCGCCTGGGGGTGGACGTCTATGTGCTGTTGTGGAATCCCTTCGACGTCCGCATCACCTGGCCCGCGAACACGAACTTCCTGTGCAAGTTCAGCAGCGGCCTGCCGTTCAAGTTCAACTGGTTCGTCAACGGGGCCCAGCGCGGGGCGGCGACCCGGCTCGGCGACGTCATCGGCACACCGGGCGGGCTGTTCCTCCAATCGCAGTTCCAGATGCCGGGCGAGTCGGTGTTCAACATGGCGCCGGGCGAGACGCGGCTGTTCTCGCTGGCTAAGACCACCAGCACCTTCCAGGGCGGGAGCTATCCGGACTTCACGCCCGGTCTTTACTACAACGACCTGCTGTTCTACGACAAGGTACTGGGCTCCGGCGGCAAGGTGACCGGCGTTTCCTCGGACCGCATTTCCGTGGGCATGGAGCCCTACAACGAGACCTCGGCCTACAACAACAAGGCCCAGTACGTGGACTTCTGGATCTATGACCGTGCCCGCGGCTGGCCCTACTATGAACACCGTGGCGAGATCATCGCCGAGGGGAACACCCAGTTCACCCAGAACCTGAAGCCGCTTCAGCAGAACGTGCTGCCCTCCGTGACCATGGCGGAGGCCGCCTCGAAGAAGAAGCCCTTTGCCGCCTTCATCATGGAGATGAAATCGGCGGGGGACTCGACCCTGGGCACGCCCTCATTCCTCTACAGCGGGGCGGGGCGGCTGTCCTCCCGCCTGAATAACAGCAACGAGGACTTCTCGCTGGATCGCTTGGAATACAAGCTGGAGAAGATGGAGTCCTTCCAGAGCGACCTGCTCCAGTGCTCGCTGCCCGGAGACCCGAATGGCGAGAACCACGGCTACGTCGGCTCCGGCCGGCTGCCGATGGACGGCCGCACGCACATGACCTCGCTCTCGATTCCCTCGATGCCGCCGGTCTCGATCGCGAACCTGCGGCACGCCAGCGTGGGCGATGGCGCGGCCTGCCTGCGCTCCACCCTCTGGGCCCCGCAGAGTGTTTCCTGCACGCCGTCCCCCAGCTACACCGACCAGGCTGTGGGCAACGCCTACGCCCACCCGCGGGTCCCTGCGAACGCGACCAGCGCCGGCAGCTCCGGTTCCACGCTCTACGACCATTCCTATCTCGTGAACGAGGCACTGTGGGACGGCTGGTTCTTCTCCTCGCTTTCGTCCCGCGCGGCGGACGGGGCCGCGATCCAGCCGAAGACGATGTGGAGCGATTTCGTCGATGGGAAGAAACCGCTGCTCAACCCGCGCTTCAGCCTGTGGAAGGGGACGGATACCCCAGAGAAGCTGCGCACCGAAGTTTTCGATGGCAGCAAGATCCGTCTCGAGGCCCACCGCTCGATCGCGGCCCGGCTGCTTCTCAACGGCGGGTTCAACGTCAACTCGACTTCCGTGGACGCGTGGACGGCCTTCCTTTCCTCCACGCGGGCGAGGTCGATCCGGAAGCTGAACCGCACCGGTTCGCCCGGCGGTGAGTTGATCCAGGCAAAGGGAACCTTGTTCTCGCGCGGGGATTTCGTGCTGGATGACCCGGTCGAAGGTGGGGGTGACGACAGCCAGTACTCCGGCTTCCGCGACCTGAGCGATGACCAGGTGCGGAAGCTGGCGGCGAAGGTGGTGGACGAGGTCAAGAAGCGCGGCCCGTTCCTGAACCTCTCCGAGTTCGTGAACCGGCGTGTGGGCGGCGACGCGGAGCTCTCGCTGCGCGGCACGCTCCAGGCGGCGATCGATGCCACCGACCTCAATGACAAGCTCAAGGCGCTCGGCAAGCCGGGCATCAGCTCGCCGCCGAGCGGTTCCTTCGCCAACACCAAGGCCGCCGAACTCAACACCTCCACCGGCGCTCCCGGCTGGCTGATGCAGGGCGACATCCTCGATCCGCTCGGGCCCCTCATCACGGTGCGTGGCGATACATTCCGCATCCGTGCCTACGGCGAGTCCACCGATCAGCAGGGCAACGTGCTGGCGCGCTCGTGGTGCGAGGCCGTGGTGCAGCGCACGCCGGACTATCTCGATAAACAGGAAACCGCCCAAACCAACCCGCCCGTGCGCCCGGTGAACCTCCAGTTCGGACGCGAGTTCCGGATCGTGGGTTTCCGCTGGTTGAACGGTCCCGAAGCCTGAGTCTCATGACGTCCCGCCTCATTCCCCTCGCTCTCATCAGCCTGCTGCTCGCCGCGCCTTCCGCCTGGGCGCACAAGCTGCGTTTCGTCGCCTTCGACCTGCCGGTGGCGGCGGGCAATTGCCAGCTCATCCCGGCCACCGATCCGAAAAAGACCACCGCCGTGGAGCTCGGCATCAGCCGCTTCTCCGCTCCGGTCGATCTCGTCCCCGGTGCCTACAAGCTGGTGCTGCCGGATGGCAAGACCACCGGCACGCTGGCGTTGGAAGGCGATGCAGGGCGCAAGCTGATCGCCATCGTGCTGCCCGGGCCGGAGGGCACCGTGAGCGTGCTCACCGCTCCGGATGAACCGGCCTCGTTCGCCGGAGGGGATCGATTGTTCATCAACGCGACGCGGTCCGAGATCCGGGTCCAGATCGGCGACCGGAACCTGGTGTGCAAGCCGGCGTCCACCCAGCTCGTGAAGCCACCGGGCAAGAGCGTGGAAGGGCGCTTCGCGGTGCGCATGGGCGTGCAGAAGGAGGACAAGTGGGTGGTTTTCAACAGCACCTGGTGGCCGGACGATCCGACGTGCCGCTCGCTGGTGCTGCTCTATCCGAATGCCACCACCGGCGTTCCCGGCGTGAAGACCATCGAGGAAATTCCGGCGAAGGAGTGAGCGGAGAGCTGTCGGGGGGGGACAAAAACGGCCACGAGGGGCGGTGTTTTTTCCGGGATCGATTCACCATCAGGAAGCGGTGAATATTTTGTTAGATTGAGGTTACGGACTGGACGATTTGTTAGAGTTTCTCCTAGGGTAGGTACTGTCCCAACCCTTATGAAACCACACCCATCGCGTCCCCTTGCGACGTTCATGTTACTGGGCTTCCTCGGTCTCCCCCTGGCCGTTCGTGAAGCCCTGGCCATCCCCACGTTCGAGTCCATCCAGAGTCTTGTCGTGGGTCCGAAGCAGCCCTCCACCGTGTTGCTCCGCGACGCGGGCGGAAACCTGTTTGGTGTTTCCAACGGCGGCGGAGAAGGCTCCGGCACGATTTACAAGGTCGCGCCGGACGGCACGGTGGCCACGCTCCATTCGTTCGATGGGAGCGGCTGGGGTTGCCCCGGTCTCACGGCGGGGCCGGATGGGAACTACTACGGCGTCACGGGGAACAGCGCGCAGGGCCGCGGCTCGGTCTTCCGGATCACTCCGGCCGGGGTCTACACGGTGATCCACACCTTCCCAGGCGGAGCGGGAGGCGGCGTGCCCGTGTCGCGCCTGTTGCTGGGCAACGACGGGAATTTTTACGGCACCACCAATGAAGGGGGCGCGCACGATCTGGGCACGCTCTACCGGGTGACTCCGGCAGGCACGGTCACCACGCTGTTGAGCTGGGGGCAGGATGCCATCGGCTGGCAATCCTATGGCCAGCTCATCCAGGATGCGGCGGGGAACATCTACGGCACCACCACCGACAACCTGGTGTCGGGCGAGAACAAGTGCGGCTCCGTTTACCGGGTGACTCCGGGTGGGCAGGTCACCGCGTTGGCGAATTTTGATGCACTCCCCGGCATGGCCGGTGCCTCGCCGCGGGGCGTGACCCTGGGCTCCGACGGGAATTTCTACGGCGTCACCCCGTATGGCGGCATCAACGGCGGCGGCACGGCCTTCAAGCTCACCCCGGCCGGTGAAATGACGCTGCTGAAGGAATTCGGATGGCCCGGGTCCTCCGAGCCCTTCGGGACCTTGGTGGAGGGGCCGGACGGTGCGTTCTACGGCACCGCGAAATCCGGGGTCGCGGGCGGTGAGTACTTCAAGATCACCCCCACGGGGGATTACACCACGCTGGCGTATCCCGGCGTCTGGGCGGGAGCGTCTCCGCAGGATGGATTCACCCTCGGGGCGGATGGCGATTTCTACATCGCCACGCTGGAAGGCGGTCCCTGGGGAGGCGGCACGGTGATGCGCATGACGGCGTGGGGTGAGTGCACGGTGCTCGCCAATTTCGATGCCAATCCGGACAGCCACGTGGACTCGGCGTTGGTGCAGGCTCCGGATGGCGGCTTCTTCGGCGCGACCCTTTTCGGCGGCGCGGGATACGGCAGCGTGTTCCATATGGACCCGTATGGTCAGGTCGACCGTTTCTCGCCCTTCGCGAGCGGTCTCCAAGACGCCTACTCCACCCGGAACCTGCTGATGGGTTCGAACGGGCGGCTCTATGGTGTCCACCCGCAGGGCGGGCTCTTCCAGACAGGCAGCATTTATTCGGTGAACGAGGCGGGCGTGATGTCGGAGATCAAGACGTTCGACGGCGATTCCGGCGGCTTTCCCACGGGGATCGTCGAGGGTGCGGATGGAAACTTCTACGGCACCGCGGGCTTCGGCGGCCTGTATCAGGGTGGGACCGCATTCCGAATGACTCCGTCGGGAAGCGTGTCGTATATCGGTGGCTTTGGTGGCTCCGGCAGTTCCGAACCGCAGGGATCGATGGTCCTCGCCACGGACGGGAATTTCTACGGTGTGGCGGCCAGCAGCTCGGCTCCGAATGGCGGGGCGGGCACGGTGTTCCAACTGACTCCATCCGGGGTGGTCAGCACCTTCGCCTCGTTCTCGTCCGCCCCCGGAGCGGCACGCGCTCCGCAGTCCGCCTTGATCCAGGGCAGCGATGGCAGCTTCTACGGGGTATCCTCCGGTGGTGGTGCTTCGGGCCAGGGCGCGGTCTACAAGGTCACGTCCGGAGGCGCGGTGGTGACGCTTGCGAACTTCGATGACGCACAGAACGGCCGGCTTCCGGTGGGAACGCTGGTTGAAGGACCGGATGGCGCGTTCTACGGTGCCTGCGCGAACGGTGGCAGCCAGAATATCGGCACGATCTATCGGGTGACTCCGGCGGGCCAGAAAACCCTGGTGCACGAGTTCATCGGTTCCAGCCAAGGGAACACTCCTCTCGCGGGCTTGGTGAAAGGCCCGGATGGAAACCTCTACGGCTCGGCTTCCCAAGGCGGCACGACGCTCGATGGGCGGGCCGGGGGCGGCGGCCAGATCTTCCGCATCCGGTTCGGGGCGGAGGTGGCCACCGATGCGGCTTCGGAGATCGGTATCTTTTCCGGAAAGCTGAACGCGACGGTCAATCCCGGCGGCTATGACACCGCGGTGAATTTCCAATACGGCACCAGCCCGGGGCTGGATTCCTTCACGACGTTGAGCGGTGGCACGCTTCCGGCGGGCACCTCGCCGGTGGCGGCCTCGGCCACGCTGGGAGGTTTGGCTCCGGAAACGACGTATTACTTCCGGGCGGTCGGCACGAACGCGGAAACGCCCGTGCCGCAGTCCGGGGAGGTGCGCAGCTTCACCACCGCGGCGGTGGTTCCCGCGCAGGTGGCCACGCTGCCCGCGTCTGGAATCACCCTCACGACCGCCAGCCTGAACGCCACCTCGACTCCCGGCACCTACGCGGCCGCGGTGAGCTTCGAGTACGGCACCAGCGCGACGCTTGAGAACAGCACCATGATCGGAGCCGGTTCGGTTCCGGCCAATGCCACGGCGACGGGAGCGCAAGCCACTCTGACCGGCCTCACACCCGGCACGACCTACTACTACCGCGCGCTTTCCCTGTCCGCGGAAAACCAGGTCACGCAGAGCGGCGAAATCCTGAGCTTCACCACCATCGCGGTCACCCCGGCCTTGGTGGTGACCCAGTCCGCTGCGGACGTGACCCTGACCGGTGCGACGCTGACCAGCCAGGTGACCCCGGGCACCTACGCGGCCACGGTGAGCTTCGAATACGGCACCAGCCCGATACTTGAAGGAAGCACCACGGTGGCCGCGGGCTTGGTTCCGGCGGGAGCGGTGATGACGGCCGCGCAGGTTCCCCTGACCGATCTGGCTCCGGGCACCACCTACTACTACCGTGCGATCTCCGTGTCCGCGGTGAATGGGGCGATCCAGGCGGGCAGCATCCAGAGCTTCACCACCAATGCGGTGATCTCGGCCATGGTGGTGACCCAGTCCGCCACGGGCGTTTCCCTGACTGGCGCGACCCTGAACGGTTCGGTGACTCCTGGCACCTACGGGGCCACGGTGAGCTTCGAATACGGCACCAGCGAGACGCTGGAGGGCAGCACCACTGTCAGCGCGGGCTCGATCCCGGCGGAGACGGCGGCCACGGCCACCCAGGCTTCGCTGACCGGTCTGGCTCCGGGCTCGACCTACTACTTCCGCGTGATTTCCGTGTCCGCGGTGAATGGCGCGGTTCAGACCGGCAGCACCCTGAGCTTCACTACTCCGGCGGTGGTTTCGGGAACGGCGACGACGCAGGCTGCCACGAGTGTGACGACCAACAGCGCCACGCTGAATGGAACGGTCGCCTCCGGCACCTATGCCGCCACGGTGAGCTTCGAATACGGCACCAGCCCGACGCTGACGGGCAGCTCGACAGTATCGGCCGGGGCGATCCCGGCGAACACCTCCGCCACCGCGGTGCAGACCACGCTGACCGGTCTGTCCCAGGGTACGACCTACTACTTCCGCGTGGTGTCCACTGCCGGGGGGAGCCAGGCCGGCCAGATCCTGAGCTTCACCACCGGGACCGCGACTCCGCCGGCCACCGGCACGGGCCGTCTCAAGGTGTTTGCCTCCGGTTGCCACGCGCTCGATAACGGGGACGCGGTGTCCTATGAGACCACCACGACCGGCACCAGCGACAGCCTCACGCTGACGCTCCGCAACACCTCCTCGTCCGCCGCCCTGACCGGGGTTGCCGCCTCGATTTCCGGCAAGGACGCGTCCCAGTTCTCGGTGACCACCGCTCCCGCCCAGACGGTGGCCGCGGGTGGCACGACGACCGTGGTGGTGCGTTTCGCGCCGACCTCGAACGGCAACAAGAAGGCGACGCTCACGCTCGTCAGCAGCGATCCGGCGGCCAGCCCGTTCACGATCCAGCTCAATGGCATCGGACGTCCACCCCAGGCGGGAGGAGGGCACCGCCGCTAAGAGGCGGTCGTCGTCACGACCTGAATTCACAACGCTGCTGGTGGTTCGCCGCCAGCGGCGTTTTTCGTGCGAATAGGGCTTCTCTTCAAAAAAAGAGATCGGCGGATGTCGGAACGGGGGGATTCCGACGTCCGCCGATCTAAACTGGTCGGGGGGGAGTTATCTTCCGGGGGAGAAGGTCGGCGTTCGATCGGGGGGTATCTCGCGCTGACAGGGATAGACTGTCACAAAATCGGCCACAGGAAAATCACGTGATCGCGTTTGCGTGAACGGGGGAGGGGGGCGGGAGCTTGGGCGCTTTCGTTTTCGTGCGTTTGAGGAATGGTAGCGGGCGGTGGAGAGGTCGCGGATTGTCCCACTCACAAGCAGGCATGCTTGTGCTACCAAAACAAAAATCCCGGCAGCGACGGGCGCGGCCGGGATTTGGGAAAAGGGGCTTTTGCCGGGAGAGCTTAGTAGCTCTGGGTGCGGCTGTAGCGGAAGGCGGTTTCGAAGCCGAGTTCCGGCGGGAACTCCGAGAGACCGTCGGCGACGTTCATCTCGATGCGGTTGTCCTCACCGCAGCGCTGGTACGGGGGCTTGAAGGTGCCGCGATAGGTCGGGCAGGTGAAGGTGAAGACTTCATAGAAGCCGTAGCCGAGGCGCTTCAGGGCGCGATTGGTGCCATCGACGGCACCGTAGGACCACTCCGCCTTGCGACCGAAATCGTCCTGCTTGCGGACCATCTGCTCCGGGATTTCCATCACCCCGTAGAGAATGTTGCTGAGACCGCGACCGAGCTTGCGGATCGAGGTGTACTGGGACTGCGGCGGCGCCTGGATATCGGCGCTCGCCATGCCGGTGAGGACGGCAAGGGTAGCAAGGACGGCGAGTTTTTTCATGCTGCAGGGATGCTAAGGAGGGGAGACGGGGGTTGGCAACGGATTTTTCTGATAGGCGGCGGAGTTTTTCACAATCCCGTCACCCGGCTTTCCGGCCCGGGTGGACACGAAAAAAGCCAGCGCCCGTGCAGGACGCTGGCTTTCATGAACTTTCGGGACCTTCGAAGGAATCAGAGGCCGAAGGAGAGGACGCGGAGGATGCCCGGGGTGGCCCGGAGCTGCTCCAGCAGGCTCACCGGCGGCTCGGAATCCACCTCGATCACCGTGACGGCGCGGGAGAGATCCTTGTTCCGGCTCAGCGACATGTTGGCGATGTTCACGCCGGCGGTGCCGAGCGAGGAGCCGAGAAGGCCGACGATGCCGGGGCGGTCGTCGTTTTCCACGAACAGGAACTGGCCGGTGGTGTTGGTTTCCACGTTGTGGCCGAGGAGGTGGACGATGCGCGGGGCATTGCCGAAGAAGGTGCCGGCCACGGTGAAGGTCTCACCGCCCTTGACGGCGGAAACCTCGATCAGCTCGGTCCAGTTGGTGGCGATGGCCACGGTGGACTCGGTGATCTGGAGGCCGAGGGCCTTGGCGACGGCTGGGGCATTGACCAGGTTTACCTGCGCCTCGTGGTGGGCTCCGGAGAGGTAGCCGGTGAGGACGGTGCGGGTGATGAGCTGGGTGTCCAGCTCGGAGACGGGGCCCAGGTAGGAGACGCGCAGGGCGTCCACCTGGCCGGGTCCGATCTTCGCGAGAAGCTTGCCGAGGCCGGTGGCGAGGTCGAGGTAGGGGCCCACGCTTTCGAGGGTCTTCGCGTCGAGGTTCGGCATGTTCACCGCGTTGCGGATCTCGCCGCTGACGAGGAAGTCCTTGAGCTGGTAGGCCACCTCGATGCCGACGTTTTCCTGGGCTTCCGCGGTGGAGGCGCCGAGGTGCGGGGTGAAGACGGTCTTCTTCGCCGAGAACAGCGGGTGGTCGGCGGGCGGCGGCTCGACTTCGTAGACGTCCAGCGCGATGCCGCCGATGTGGCCGGCGTCGATGAGTTCCTTCGCGGCCACCTCGTCGACGAGGCCGCCACGGGCGCAGTTCACGACCAGCGCGCCTTTGTTCATCGAGGACAGGCGGGCCTTGTTGAGGATGTGCTTGGTCTCGTCGGTGAGCGGGATGTGGAGGGTGACCACGTCGGCACCGGCCAGCGCTTGGTCGGCGGTTTCAGCCAGCTCCACCTTCAGGCCCTGGGCGCGGGCGGCGGTGAGGAAGGGATCGTAGGCGACGACGTGCATGCCGAAGGCCTGGGCGCGCTTGGCGAACTCGGTGCCGATGCGGCCCATGCCGAGAATGGCGAGGCGCTTGCCGTTCATTTCCACGCCTTCGAAGGACTTCCGGTCCCATTTCCCGGCGATCACGGTGGCGTGGGCCTGGGCGATGTTGCGGGCGAGGGAGAGCATCAGCGTGAAAGCGTGCTCGGCGGTGGAGATGGTGTTGCCGCTGGGGGTATTCATCACCACCACGCCGTTGTCGGTGGCGGCGTTGCGGTCGATGTTGTCGACACCCACGCCGGCGCGGCCGATCGCCTTGAGGTTCTTGGCGGCGGCGAACACTTCCGGGGTCACCTTGGTTTGAGACCGGACGACCAGACCGTGGTAGTCGCCGATGATGGCGAGCAGTTCGTCGGGCTTCAGCCCGGTGTTCACATCAACCTGGATTTCCGGGGCGGAACGCAGCGCGTCCACGCCTTTTTCCGAAATCGGATCCGAAACAAGCACTCGGTAAGTGGCCATGAGGCGGGCGAGAAAAGCGTACCACCCCCCTCATGGCAAGGGCGGGTGAGAGGTTTGTTTGCTTTGGTTCGGTTGGAATCCGCTGGGATTCGCGGATTTTCGCCCGTTGTTTCACCGGTTGCGCTCGTTCGGGCGGGATGCCGCCGCTGCATCGGATGTCGTGGCGGAAACGGGCCGGCGTTTTCCAAGCGGAGGCCTGTGAACCCATCGCATGCCCTGCCGCCGGATTGTCCGGCGGCAGGATGTCGCCACATCTGGTGTCAAGGCTGGTGGAGGGAGATGGATGGGTAACCAATTTGTTTCCGATATGTAAGAGGGTGCGTTTTTTGGTTATTGTTATCTAATGTTCTTGAATGGGTGGAATGTGGTCTGTTAGGCGTCGGATGAAGTTTGAATTTGATAAAGCCATGTCACCTGATTCTCGTCGTAACTTTGTTAAGAAATCGTTGGTCGCTTCCGTGCTTTTGGCTCAACCCACCATCCTGGCAGGACTGGTGAAGGCCAGCGGAGGGGGCGATGAAACCACCACAGGTCCGGAAACCACCGTCGATCCGTGGGAAACCACCGGTGCCACCACGGCCGATCCATGGGAAACCACCGCCGCTACCACGGCTGATCCGTGGGAGACGACGGCCAACACCACCGGGGACCCGTGGGAAACCACCGCCACCACGGAATTCACCGAGACGACGGCCACCACGGACTACACCACCGAACCGGTGACCACGACTCCGCCGATCCTCATGAGCTGCACGGATGTCACCGAGACTCCCGCGAGCAATCTCACGTTCACGCTTGATGGAACCACCTTCACGGCGAGAGCCGAGCTGACATTGGAGGGTATCGAGAAGTCCGATGAGAAGTTCCCCACGGCTG comes from Luteolibacter sp. LG18 and encodes:
- the serA gene encoding phosphoglycerate dehydrogenase — translated: MATYRVLVSDPISEKGVDALRSAPEIQVDVNTGLKPDELLAIIGDYHGLVVRSQTKVTPEVFAAAKNLKAIGRAGVGVDNIDRNAATDNGVVVMNTPSGNTISTAEHAFTLMLSLARNIAQAHATVIAGKWDRKSFEGVEMNGKRLAILGMGRIGTEFAKRAQAFGMHVVAYDPFLTAARAQGLKVELAETADQALAGADVVTLHIPLTDETKHILNKARLSSMNKGALVVNCARGGLVDEVAAKELIDAGHIGGIALDVYEVEPPPADHPLFSAKKTVFTPHLGASTAEAQENVGIEVAYQLKDFLVSGEIRNAVNMPNLDAKTLESVGPYLDLATGLGKLLAKIGPGQVDALRVSYLGPVSELDTQLITRTVLTGYLSGAHHEAQVNLVNAPAVAKALGLQITESTVAIATNWTELIEVSAVKGGETFTVAGTFFGNAPRIVHLLGHNVETNTTGQFLFVENDDRPGIVGLLGSSLGTAGVNIANMSLSRNKDLSRAVTVIEVDSEPPVSLLEQLRATPGILRVLSFGL
- a CDS encoding exosortase system-associated protein, TIGR04073 family codes for the protein MKKLAVLATLAVLTGMASADIQAPPQSQYTSIRKLGRGLSNILYGVMEIPEQMVRKQDDFGRKAEWSYGAVDGTNRALKRLGYGFYEVFTFTCPTYRGTFKPPYQRCGEDNRIEMNVADGLSEFPPELGFETAFRYSRTQSY
- a CDS encoding N-acetyltransferase family protein, encoding MDIHDAARDDIEGITAIYNDAVLHTTAIWNDTTVDIANRQAWLTDRQRAGYPVLVATGEDGDVLGYASFGDWRAWEGYRHTVEHSVYIRSDQRGKGIGQALMQALIKRARALGKHVMVAGIEAGNTSSIRLHEKLGFEQAGYLKEVGTKFGSWLDLVFLQLTLASDDEL
- a CDS encoding choice-of-anchor tandem repeat GloVer-containing protein, producing MLLGFLGLPLAVREALAIPTFESIQSLVVGPKQPSTVLLRDAGGNLFGVSNGGGEGSGTIYKVAPDGTVATLHSFDGSGWGCPGLTAGPDGNYYGVTGNSAQGRGSVFRITPAGVYTVIHTFPGGAGGGVPVSRLLLGNDGNFYGTTNEGGAHDLGTLYRVTPAGTVTTLLSWGQDAIGWQSYGQLIQDAAGNIYGTTTDNLVSGENKCGSVYRVTPGGQVTALANFDALPGMAGASPRGVTLGSDGNFYGVTPYGGINGGGTAFKLTPAGEMTLLKEFGWPGSSEPFGTLVEGPDGAFYGTAKSGVAGGEYFKITPTGDYTTLAYPGVWAGASPQDGFTLGADGDFYIATLEGGPWGGGTVMRMTAWGECTVLANFDANPDSHVDSALVQAPDGGFFGATLFGGAGYGSVFHMDPYGQVDRFSPFASGLQDAYSTRNLLMGSNGRLYGVHPQGGLFQTGSIYSVNEAGVMSEIKTFDGDSGGFPTGIVEGADGNFYGTAGFGGLYQGGTAFRMTPSGSVSYIGGFGGSGSSEPQGSMVLATDGNFYGVAASSSAPNGGAGTVFQLTPSGVVSTFASFSSAPGAARAPQSALIQGSDGSFYGVSSGGGASGQGAVYKVTSGGAVVTLANFDDAQNGRLPVGTLVEGPDGAFYGACANGGSQNIGTIYRVTPAGQKTLVHEFIGSSQGNTPLAGLVKGPDGNLYGSASQGGTTLDGRAGGGGQIFRIRFGAEVATDAASEIGIFSGKLNATVNPGGYDTAVNFQYGTSPGLDSFTTLSGGTLPAGTSPVAASATLGGLAPETTYYFRAVGTNAETPVPQSGEVRSFTTAAVVPAQVATLPASGITLTTASLNATSTPGTYAAAVSFEYGTSATLENSTMIGAGSVPANATATGAQATLTGLTPGTTYYYRALSLSAENQVTQSGEILSFTTIAVTPALVVTQSAADVTLTGATLTSQVTPGTYAATVSFEYGTSPILEGSTTVAAGLVPAGAVMTAAQVPLTDLAPGTTYYYRAISVSAVNGAIQAGSIQSFTTNAVISAMVVTQSATGVSLTGATLNGSVTPGTYGATVSFEYGTSETLEGSTTVSAGSIPAETAATATQASLTGLAPGSTYYFRVISVSAVNGAVQTGSTLSFTTPAVVSGTATTQAATSVTTNSATLNGTVASGTYAATVSFEYGTSPTLTGSSTVSAGAIPANTSATAVQTTLTGLSQGTTYYFRVVSTAGGSQAGQILSFTTGTATPPATGTGRLKVFASGCHALDNGDAVSYETTTTGTSDSLTLTLRNTSSSAALTGVAASISGKDASQFSVTTAPAQTVAAGGTTTVVVRFAPTSNGNKKATLTLVSSDPAASPFTIQLNGIGRPPQAGGGHRR